AGCGCCAGCGCGCGCTCGAGCGGGCCGGGGCGGTCGGGCCGAAAGCCGGGGATGAGCTGCGCACTGGTGGCGTTGGCGCTACCGACAAGTGCCAGCCCGCCAACCACCAGAAACGCTATCGCAGCCCCCAGCGTGATCAATGCCCCCAGAATAAGCATAGCTCGCTCCTCCCACTCAGTACGCTACACCAGCGTCGCAACCGACTGGCGCACCATCAACTCGCACGGCAGCAGGTAATGGCGCACTGCTGCGTCACGCGCCAGAGCTGCCACCAATACTTCGGCCGCCAGGTAGCCCTTCTCTTCGACCGGCTGATGCACGGTGGTGAGCTCGGGCCGCACATGCCGCACATCGGGTAAATCGTCGAACCCAACCACCGATAAATCGTGCGGCAGGCTCAGCTGATGATCTCTGGCCGCGTCCATCACACCGATCGCGATAATGTCACTCATAGCCACGATCGCGGTCGGCCGCTGCTCCGTGCGCCAGAGCTGCTCGAACACAGCCTGGCCACCCTCCCAGCTAGTCGGCGCCTCAACCAGTTGAATGTGTGGATCGCCAAGTGCAAGCCCATAGGTGGCCAGCGCGGCGCGGTAGCCCTCGAGCCTGGCGCCTAGCGTGCCGGTATATGCCTCGACATGCCCGGCCTTGCCGGACTCGATCGCGACGATCGCGATCTGCCGATGGCCCCTCGCAAGCACGTGCTCCATGGCCAGCTGCGCCCCGCTGCGATCATCGACATTCACGCTTGGCACATCGGCCGGCGCATCGCTGTCGACCATCACGAAGGGCACGTCGCGCTGGCGCATCAGCTGGATCTCGCCGCGATCGACCTCGAGACCCACCACCACGAAGCCGTCGACTGTGGCGTGTGGGATGGCCTTCATCATCGAGCCCCACAGCGGCGGCACCAGCATGAGTGTAAGCCCGGCCCGGCCGCACACCTTGCCGATGCCGCGGATGAACTGCGCGTAGAACGGGTTGGACAGCGCCGTGGCGATATCTTGCGGCAGCAGCAGGCCCAGCGCGTTGGTGCGCCGTGTAGTCATGCTGCGTGCGATTGGGTCGGGCGTGTACCCCAGCCGCTCGGCAATGTCGCGAATGTGCTGCACCGTGGAGGCCGCAAGCTGCGATGGATCGTTGAATGCGAATGAGACGGCCGTCTTCGATACGCCGGCCTCTTTCGCGATATGTGAGATTGTTACTTTAGCCATAGTCGCTCCTAGAGCGCCATTATACCATGGCGCTCTGCATACACGATTATGGCAACGGGCAGGTTGGCAGGTTGGCAGGTGGCAGGTGGCAAGTTGGCAGGTTGCAGGTTGCAGGTTGCAGGTTGCAGGTTGCAGGTTGCAGGTTGCAGGCGGCACTATGCCCTACGCACTACAACCAGGGTAGCACCGGCCACGACTAATCGTGCAGCTGCTCGGCGCGCTCGGCGATCGGGCCGTGCGCCGGGTCGGCCACAGCCGTGCCGCCGCCGGGCATGCGGATCAGCACGCGGTAGCACAGCGCCGCAACCGGCAGCATCAACCAGAAGTTGAACAGCCGGAACAGCACAGTCGCACCCAGCGCGGCCTCGAGCGGCACGCCCTGCACCGTCAGCGCGACGGTCAGCGCCGCTTCGACGGTGCCGCCGCCGGCGGGCAAGACCGTGTAGGCGCTGACGATCAATGCAAGCCCGAATGCCGCCAGCGCTGCCAGCGGCGCGATCGACACCCCCAGCGCGTGCAAGATCGCCAGCAGCGCGAAACTATGCAGCGCGAAGATCGTCAGCTGCAAGCACACCAGCAGCAGCACCCGCAACGGCTGCTCGATCACCAGCTGGCGATTGTGCGCCAGCTCGTCGACCATGCGCCGCACCTGGGCTTCGTCCCACACCGGCCCGACGATCCGATCAAGCATCCGCTTAACCCGCATGGCCCACGATAGCATCGTGTGGCGCGGCCGGCTGCCGATGAACAGATAGATGCCAATCATCAGCCCGACGGTCGAGAAGCCGGTGAGCGACGCGCCGGCCACCGAGCTATTACTGGTGGTCAGCAGCACGTACACCATCCCGTAGACAAACAGGATCAGCATTGCGCCGCCCCAGCTGAGCAGCTCGAGGCTGGCGATCACCGCCACGCTGGTGGCCGGTATGCCGCGCCGGCGCAGGCTGGTTGTGAGGAACGCGTAGCTTGCGACGGTGCCGACCGGCAAGGCCTGGCTGAGCAGCATCGTCACCAGCGCGGCAGCCGAGAGCCAGAGCGACGGCGCGCGGTGGCCCAGCGTAGCCAGCACGCGCCCGTAGATCTGGCCAGCACACAGGAAGCCGGCCAGCACCGCCAGCGCCGCCAGCACCAGCCAGCCCGGCCGCGCGGCCTCGATCAGGTGGAGCGCCTCGAGCGCTTTGATCTGGATCTTGTGCCAGTTGCGGATCAGCAGCCCCACCAGGCCAACCATCACAGCTCCGCTGATCAGCCAGGCCCATGGAACTCGACGGGTAGAAAGCGACATTGTAGCCTTATTGCTCCCGTATACGCATACGTAGCGCAGCGCCCCGATATCCAGGGCGCGGGCGCGGCTCATGCTTCACCACGATTGTTCTAGGTATGGGAGGCTGCGCCTGCCCCGACCGGCTCAATCGCTGTGGCGAGCCACTAGTGAGACGTACGATCATTATACACGGTTGCATACGTGCGCAACATGACAGTTTTCTATCAGCGGTGGCCACCCGATCACGCCAGGAGGTCGAGCAGGCGGTACCAGGCGCCTACCAGCGGCAGAAACCAGGGGCGCCCATCGTATAGCCCCAGCGGCGCGCCTGGGAACGGCATCCCGGCGAACGGATTGTCGAACGGCGCGCCCGCCAGGCATGCGCCTAGCTGCGTGCCCAGGTAGCTGGCCATGGCCACGCCGTGGCCGGCGTAGCCGATCGCGTAGTACATGCAGTCGATCTGCCCGGCGTGCGGCATCAGGTCGAACG
The sequence above is drawn from the Candidatus Kouleothrix ribensis genome and encodes:
- a CDS encoding flippase-like domain-containing protein translates to MSLSTRRVPWAWLISGAVMVGLVGLLIRNWHKIQIKALEALHLIEAARPGWLVLAALAVLAGFLCAGQIYGRVLATLGHRAPSLWLSAAALVTMLLSQALPVGTVASYAFLTTSLRRRGIPATSVAVIASLELLSWGGAMLILFVYGMVYVLLTTSNSSVAGASLTGFSTVGLMIGIYLFIGSRPRHTMLSWAMRVKRMLDRIVGPVWDEAQVRRMVDELAHNRQLVIEQPLRVLLLVCLQLTIFALHSFALLAILHALGVSIAPLAALAAFGLALIVSAYTVLPAGGGTVEAALTVALTVQGVPLEAALGATVLFRLFNFWLMLPVAALCYRVLIRMPGGGTAVADPAHGPIAERAEQLHD
- a CDS encoding LacI family DNA-binding transcriptional regulator, translating into MAKVTISHIAKEAGVSKTAVSFAFNDPSQLAASTVQHIRDIAERLGYTPDPIARSMTTRRTNALGLLLPQDIATALSNPFYAQFIRGIGKVCGRAGLTLMLVPPLWGSMMKAIPHATVDGFVVVGLEVDRGEIQLMRQRDVPFVMVDSDAPADVPSVNVDDRSGAQLAMEHVLARGHRQIAIVAIESGKAGHVEAYTGTLGARLEGYRAALATYGLALGDPHIQLVEAPTSWEGGQAVFEQLWRTEQRPTAIVAMSDIIAIGVMDAARDHQLSLPHDLSVVGFDDLPDVRHVRPELTTVHQPVEEKGYLAAEVLVAALARDAAVRHYLLPCELMVRQSVATLV